The genomic interval ATTAGTTAACTTAAAAATTCAGCTAAAGATAAATATGGATtggattctttttttctttttttttactcaaaataattatttactggACCCCTAACtcagattattaattattatcaataacaCAAGGAAGTTTTCCTCTGCATTGAAATTTGGAGTAATTACCCCATTCATAACTCTGGAAGATATACAGAAATTAGTAATTATAGACCAATAAATATTCTCTCTGTAATGTCAAAAGTCACAGAAAAATGGGTAGTGGAGCTAAAAATCACATATCTTAATAATTGCATTTTCCCCTTCACCTTATGCAAttcaattttaacaaaaaaaaaaaatattctacagAAACTGCAAATTTGTTTATGTTGGAAAATATATTCAGTATTTGATGGATAAAAGAGGTATAGTTGGTGCTGTATTCCTGTATTTTAAGAAAGCTTTTGAAACTGTAAATCATGAGATTTTACTTTGttatttagtttacatttttcaacTGAGTAATAAATCTTatttagaaaatagaaaacaattcaaACAGGTTATAAATGCAACATCAGATTACTTGGATTATAATATTGGAGTCCCACAAGGTTCTATGTTCAGCCCATTATTGTTTAGGATGTATGTAAATGATTTACTAAATGTATGTCCTCCAGATGTCTTTTGTCAAATTTATGCGGATGATATTGTGTTGTATGTACATGCAAAAAGTCAACAACAGGCTGCACAAAAATTTACTGAAACTATGAATCATTTGATTAAATTTGTTGATTTGGTACTTATTTGTATGATCTTAAATAGTTTTGCTCCACCTGTTTTCATGGAATACATGGGTCAGATAACAGGACGCTGTACACCTGCAGGTATTAGAGATGATCGTAACGACCGTTAAGAAAAACTACCTTTGGTAAATTATCTTTTGCTTTTAGAGAAAAACATGAGTGGAATAGACTCCCATTAGAGTTGAAAGGATTAAAACAGTAAACGAAAATATGGTTATTGACCCATCAAAATTGTGATCATTTAAAGTGAATTATAGAAATGTCCATTATATGGCAAAAATTCCTGgtatgttttcctcaaaaaccttaatttctttgcaaCTGAAGACAGTAAGACATGAACATCATGGATGGCAATTATCAAGTAaattattctggaagtgaacgaATCCATTTAATCTTGTCCATGTGCATTTTCCCAGAAGTTAAGGGAACAGACAGACTAGTCACTAATTGTGATTAATAATGCCCTGTTCAGCAAGTACCAGTATGGTTAAACCACTCCGAATATCATAGTAACAGGAACAAGGACCTACACTCTGACATCATGGTGTGTTCTTTAGAAAATATATAACTCATTCTCTTTACTGTTGTCTTTTCTTCAGAGAGAATGAAGCTCTTTGgacagagatttcagacctcagACAGAAACATGCACAGCAGCAGCAGGTCATAAAGGAGGTATGTTCTACTTGAATGTAGCAGCTTTGCAGACATTCCTATTGTATATCAACATAAAATGTGCACAACCTAATGAACGGGTTTGAATTCTAATGCCACTTTTTGTATTGTCCCTTCCAGCTGGTGCAGTTCATCTTCACTTTGGTTCAGAACAATCGCATGTTAAATTTAAAACGCAAAAGGTAAGACTAAAAAGTATTTGTACGCATCTAATAAAAGAACCGGCATTTAAAGGTTTagggttgttttttgtttagtttttttatagagACAGAAATTACtggttttttattcatttgtgctatttttttttttttttttgaggtctacttatgtaattatttttttcttacatcaAGAAACCGCATAATatagaagtaataggctattttctgtcctgttttgacccccCTTATGGGAATGTTCTGTTTGAATAGCCATGGTGGATTTTAAAATCGGAAGCAAATGCCCACTggtatgattggctaacagttgtgtatgttgCATCCTTCTTAGATGGACGCTGCTGAgatttaggttaaaaatgcataaatgatcCGGATAAATCAAACAATCTGTGATTGCAAAGCAATATTGACCACATAATAAAaaagttactcacacttgtgttgtGCGAACTTGTAGTCACATCCAATGGGCTCTTTGCACGTTGCCGGCACGTTGGATTTCCAATCAATGAGAGTgcctaaaaatatttcacatagagcagctgttactacacagagccatggttaacagagaagatgcgcaaatccacgttcattttcagcgtttatttgcgcatcttctcagttaacaacggctctgtgctctatgtgaaatcacgcacctgatggaattaaccgctgattagagaaccggctttactgacaagatgcgcattaacgatcggtgCAGCcctagtattttaaataaatgtaacctttgtaagcaaaaaaaaatgtttttcaaaaacatttttaaaatcctaGACCCAAGACTATTGAATGATAGTTGTAGGTAAATTtcatattgtcatatttttgACCAAgttttgaattgtaaaaaaaaaataaaaaattctgattcataaattattttagtaatttttacgtttttatttatatatatatatcattctgatttatttttatcaattaaaaacatattaatatactttttactattattaacaTGCACCTTACTTGCTTTCTGATTACAGAACGCTTACTCTGAGCAGTAATGGAAAGAAGTCAAAATTCATCCACCAGATCTTCGAGGAACCTGTGGACCACAGCAAAGTAGGTTTAGAACCATCCAGAGGTGATTAGGTTCCGTGCACTTCGTCTCTCCTTCCCAGGAAGAAACATTTTgtcagttgtttttttaattgtaatgttgCTATTCATTATCTTGCATTTTTCTCTCTTGATGAGATTTGAGGCAGGGTTCACTTTGTGTGAAATTGTCCTGCCACTGGATATGAACCTTAAATTGTGCGAATCACCGTCTGTTAAATTCACGTTGGTGGGggactgatttatttatataaacatgatATTCCTCAATATTGAACCTTGAAGATCTGTTCATCAGAGACTCATCTTTTGCTGTCTCTGTTAGTCCCCAGTGAATGGACTCAATGGATCGAAAAACAGCTCTGACATTTCTGAAGATGTCGTCATTTGTGACATCACAGATGATGATGCGGACTTTATAGATGGCGTATCTGTACCGGCTGACCAAGTGTAAGCATTTAGGGGTTGATTCAAAGCATCGCACCTCTTTTGCATGAGGTTTTGTGGCAGAAAATTAGAAAtcaggtctgttttttttttttttttcttacagagaTGCTGAAATTGTGGAAGTGGCTTATGAAAGCAGTCCGAATAAAAGAAACGACAGCACAATTGGAACCACTCAACAAGAAGCAGTACCCAAAAGCACGTCAAGCATCCTGCAATTGAACAAACCGTCAGGTCTAAGTTCAGAGGATCCAGTGAAGCTGATGGACTCTATTCTCAGCGAAAATGGAGCCCTTTCACAAAACATAAACCTTCTTGGCAAGTAAGTAGGCCAGTGTTGcccatatataatataaaatttgatATCTCTTGCGATGAGATCTTCACTCGTCAagagaaatgaaacaaaaacaaaaaacgctTCTTGCTGTACGTTTTGATCAAGTATTATTCTAACTCTGAGAACCTATTTATGGAAGCCAAATTCTGCCGCATAAGAAAACAAATCGTGTTTTGGTAATCAATAATCCACaattttttatcataattaatCTCACAATTAAATTATCTCATAAATTCagctttttatattataatatcatctctttatttctcataatttttatcttataattatgactttttctcacccccccccccccatcatacTTAGTATGTCATATTTATGACTGTGtctatcaaggtttttttttttctcatgtggtGTAAGTGGGCTTCACTTGAATTTGAATGGCTTCAACAAAGTTCAAGCTTTAcatctctctttttatttctttatttttattggtgAGGCGCTTCTGCTTTAAGCATATTCAGTGAATATTTTCATTGTGAATTGAATCACTACAGAGTTGAGTTGATGGACTATCTGGACAGTATTGACTGCAGTCTGGAAGACTTCCAGGCCATGTTGTATGGAAAACAGTTCAGGCATTGATCCAGATATCATAGAGGTATGTTTGGAGATTCCATAAGCCCTTGTATCCACATTCCTTTTATTTCCTTTTGTTGAATATCTCTAAAATAATTTCCACTGATGCATTGATCAGCTGCTATAATTCACCTTGGTGACCAGTTTCATTTTATTCTGCAttgtcatattttttataattttttttcttttgctgttgGCAGGAAGCTGTCTCAGAAACAAAGGGTAAAGCCAACAAAGGGAAGTCTGAGCCTGGCAACACAGGTAAGTGTTGTATGTTCCTCTGTAAAATATCTGTCATGCCCTCGCTGTGCTGTGTTTGCTAGCGTCTCGGTTCCTTCTTTCAGATAAGCAGCTGATCCAGTACACAacctgccctctgctggccttcCTGGATGGATGCTCCCCTCTGGCCCCATCAGATCCTCCAGCTGAAAACCTGACCCAATCTATCCTGCCCCAGAGCCCTGAAGAACCCGCGGACCTGTTGGACAAGGCCCTGGAGATGGAGACCCAGATTCCTCGCAGCTCTCTGATCCGTCTGGAGCCCCTCACAGAGGCAGAGGCGAGCGAGACCACGCTATTCTACCTGTGTgaactgaactctgacctgcccagCGCCGACACGCCACAGCTAGATATCTGAGAGCGAATTAGCCTGGAAAACAGGGACTGGACCTTttcattatttgtaaatattcatcaaaatgatGATATTTATtagccagaattttttttttggtaccatCTGTCCCTCGGTTTGACATTCCTTCCTTTCACAGATACTTCTAGTTACTGTTCACTAGTTAGTGTTCCTTCCAGTATTTCCATCAGGAGATCAGGCTGCAGTTATGTTGCTGATTTATATTGCAGCTGTTTTGTGAAGCACGCGTTGTCCTGTTTTATTGTTGAGCAGTTCAGAAAAATGTTAGTTATACTTTGTGTATGGTATAGAAGTGCCTGCCTGATGTTCTAATGTCACTGTAAATCGATGTGAAGACTTTGGCTTATGGTTAGTTTCATAATGTTGGACAATACACAGTGATTATTGTTACTGTGCGATATTCATCATTATAAAAAGCTTTGCAGTCGCATTAAAGGTTGATTCTGGTGtttattagatatatatatatatatatatatatatatatatatatatatatatatatatatatatatatatatatatatatatatatatatgtgttcctgtagctcaagtggtagagcattgcgttagttagagagcaagcaagcgcaaggttgggggtttgattccctgggaacacatgataggtaaaaattgatagcctaaatgcactgtaagttgctttggataaaagtctgctaaatgcataaatgtaataaaatatatatatatatatatatatatatatatatatatatatatatatatatatatataatctcacgTAATTGTTTAAACTGCGAAAAGATGTATAAACCAGCTTCTGATGTGAATATCACGAACGTTAAATTTACCCCAGTAGACATACATTAGCAGTTAGCGAGAACAATATAAGGAGcattttgcaaaaataaacatttactatatgtatgtatatatatatatatatatatatatatatatatatatatatatacacaataatttAAGTAGTgacataataatcagaaatgtatataaaaattatttgtgctatttaaatGATTCTTGTAAGTGCTGATTATTACACCTAAACTTTAACATTATTGTGATGTACCAAACAGGACGGTTCCAAGTTAACATACCATTATTTGTGATAttcatttccattaaaaaaaataaaaaataggtatTCGGAAACTTGAACcgtaatcaaattaaatcatgAAATCTGTCAATACCCAGTTATATTTAGAAACTCCAATGAGAAAATAATCTGGGATTTAAACCTTTAATAAGAGGACATGTTAGGGGAGTACAATGCACTTgtcaaaaagcaaaaaataacacTGACATAAAACGTATGTGAGAACTGCAGTCAAGAAAACCACCAACCTGCTTAATACAATAAAGGGTCAAGGAAAACACAAGTAATCTATTCAGGGTTTTTTTTCAGCCAAGGATAATATATTCAGTGCAAAACATTGTTTAGCACACACATTGGCTACAAGAATGAAATGAATAGTGGTCAAACAACTAACATGTGCAAGTTGCAAAATGGTTAGCGCCGTTACAGTCATGTTCATAATGCAAATCATCAAAAAAGCGAAATGCATGACAAAATCTGCAATTTTAAGTTGCCTGTACATTTTTGACATGCTAATTCAACACTGTATATGCACGTTCAATAGGAAACTATGGATGTCATGATTTCTGGGAAAACATAACCTGCATTTTCACTATTGTTTTCACAAACAACTTGagatacattgtatttatttttttttagaccataCAGAGATTATTATGCGATTTTGATGAACACATTCTTGAAGGAAATATTAACATCACATCACAGGAAACCCAAGcgatgtttttcatttatttcagctcttttatgaattaataaactcCTACATAAAAGCATGCAAggttcaaaaaacaacaacaacacatgtaGGGTCAGCTGAACGAACAAAACACTCAAGTATTTACATTTAGACACTACTATCCCTATACATGTGGATTTTCACATAATTAATGGCGGATTCACATTGCAAGCTTTTATTTCGATCCATCCTCTCAGTCGAAATCACGGTTAGTGAGGACCAGCGGAGCCACCAGGGTCCACACGTACAGAGAGATGCAGATCCAACTGGAGGTGATTTTCACCCACACAGAGGGCCACTTGCTGGTCATAGTCTCATAATTGGCATCAGGgctataaaatttaaataaaagacaCACACAGTAGATATTGAAAACTGCTGGTTAATAAAGtcaatattttaattgaattcattttaattctatatACACAATTCCACAaatgaaatcaaacattttaatatactgtggAACAATTTGATGAATGCCTTTTTGAAAATATGCCCTTTATCTGCTTCCAAAATAGGCCTAGTCAGACAAAGACATGATTACCAATACACTGGGCACTTAAACTTGGACACATACCTGTACCAGTTTGTCAGTGTCATCATGATGTACAGAGAAGCCAAGAAGAGCATGAAGTGGAAGAAAGAATAGCTATAGGTGACTCCGTCTTTCTCATTGTCAAAGGCACGGCTGGTGCCATCACCCACTTCAAAGTTCTCTGGAGCAGGACCATCCTCGATCAGAGCAGACTCGTCGCTGCTGAGGGTCAGTTTGTTCACTTGGGCATTGCTGGAGTTGCGGATGCTGAGGaattaaaaagacaaattttACTGCTGTATAGAACAATAGCTGCAAAAATAAATCATATCTTTTAACAAATTATCAACTTGCTTACCTGGAGTACAGCACACACATCAGGAACAAAATCAAGCCCACAATGCCCTGGGCATCCCACCACTGAACAACACGGTCCTGACCAGCAGGGGTGGTGCTGTTGAGGCCAATAATGCCAAGCAAGCTAGGGTTGCATTTGCGGTCTTTTGGGAAAAGAAAATCATTCTTTTAAACTGATTTTATGAGCAACAGAAAATTCATTTAAACAAACCTCTCTCAATCCTTACCAGGCTCATTGGTCATGGAAGACCAGGTCAGATACATGGTGTACAGAGTAACAATGGAGGACTGCAAGAGACCAGACCTGGGCTGGGACTCCTGGAGGAGGAAAGTAAAGACATCATTTAATTCTTGACGCTCACCTGATAAGACGCGTATCCAAACCTTGAGCAGTTTTAATAAGGAGACCATCACGGTTCCAATAATAGTCATACAAACAGACGTTTTGTATTCATTACCTGGATTTTAGGCAAGACGGACATGACAGATGCACCAACGCACAGCAACATGTTGAAGCTGATGAAGACTTTGTTCTCAGTGCAGCCATCGGAGTGAGTGTAATACACATAGAACAAGATCAGAGAGATCAGTGACAGAGCGTAGTTCATGGCTGTGGCAGACAGAAGAGCTACGgatggtagaaaaaaaaattacgttaGAACAATACAATCAATCTTCTCTATCACCGCATAAAACGGGGACAATACCTTTATAAATCAAGTTCTCAACGCATACCTGCATACCAGCAACGAGAGTTTCCCTCCTCCATTTTTTCCACCCAGGACTCATTCCAAGAGTGAGCAAAGTCGATCAAGAGCACCAACTGGATGAGGATGAAACAGAACGCTCCAGCCATGCCAATGTAAAACCAGACTGGAAGAGGCCCAAAAGAAGATCATCATGAGATCCTCACAAATAAATACGAGGAACAACTCATGTCTGCCTAATCTCACGCTCTCATTTCTTAAGATGACCAAACACTGTGCAGACTGTATAAATCCCACTGCAGATTGTATGTTatacatataatgtaaaaataaatgacacatattTAGCAGTTACTTTTTAATTTGGTCACTACTGATAGAGCTAAATGGTAATTTAAAGTCACCTTTTACCCTTACATTGTAAATCATGTAATTGCATGCATATTTCATATTTGAGGCAATAAAACAAAACTTCACCAGTAGTAAAAGGGCCTTCAGGAATGAAGAAAGCTCCAACTGTAATAGCAGTGGCGGCCGCAAACTTGAAGAACCAAAACCTGGAGAAGATAAGAATATTTCAAAGATTAGTGAGGCTCAATGAGACGTTTCTGAAATTATTTGCACGTTAAACCTGTGTCTCGCTCATAAGAATTCAAATCTTTAAACTGTTGAGTTAGAGGTCATGACTTTAACCATTAGTTCACATCAACGCTTACATACCCGTTATGCACAGCGGCTCTTGGGTCCTGGCTGCTCTTGACCTTTACCATGATGAGAGAGAAGAGCAGGAAGAACATGGCCATCCCAAAGCACACACGATACACAGCCTTATAGCCCACCAGCACATCACAATTCACATGACCTTTGACTCCCGGGATGGACGACCCCGTTCCTCCTTCACAAAAGCCTGGAATCTGCAGTGacgtaaaacaacaacaacaacaacacaatcaGAATGCTTCAGCTGCAACCCTGTTAACCAAATACAAAATTTTCATTCCCAAG from Carassius auratus strain Wakin unplaced genomic scaffold, ASM336829v1 scaf_tig00215532, whole genome shotgun sequence carries:
- the LOC113094924 gene encoding serine incorporator 1-like; translation: ITFNVLFSFLFLFLSYLQIPCLCGSAPCLLCRCCPSGNNSTVTRLIYAFFMLLGVGIACIMLMPGMEGHLKKIPGFCEGGTGSSIPGVKGHVNCDVLVGYKAVYRVCFGMAMFFLLFSLIMVKVKSSQDPRAAVHNGFWFFKFAAATAITVGAFFIPEGPFTTVWFYIGMAGAFCFILIQLVLLIDFAHSWNESWVEKMEEGNSRCWYAALLSATAMNYALSLISLILFYVYYTHSDGCTENKVFISFNMLLCVGASVMSVLPKIQESQPRSGLLQSSIVTLYTMYLTWSSMTNEPDRKCNPSLLGIIGLNSTTPAGQDRVVQWWDAQGIVGLILFLMCVLYSSIRNSSNAQVNKLTLSSDESALIEDGPAPENFEVGDGTSRAFDNEKDGVTYSYSFFHFMLFLASLYIMMTLTNWYSPDANYETMTSKWPSVWVKITSSWICISLYVWTLVAPLVLTNRDFD